The genomic segment CAGGAGCTTTAACTTCATCTTCGAGCGTGAAAAGCACTTCGCCGACCGGAACAGTCTGGCCTTCTTTAACGAGAATATCTTTTACAATGCCTTCGACCGGCGATTCCATTTCGAGCGTCGCCTTATCGGTTTCCACTTCAAAAAGTACTTCGCCTTTGCTGATTTTCTGTCCTGCATTAATTTTGCAGCTTACAATCGTGCCTTCTTCCATTGTCTGCCCCATCAGCGGCAGTTTTACTTCGCGTGCCATGTCTCAATCCTAATTTAATTTTTAAAGGTGTTATTTTGCTCTTTTACAAACAAACAAACGATAAGTTTTGGTTTCCATAAAATCTTTGCCGGTACGTTTGCCGTAAAGATATTTATTGTGAGCCTTTTCAAGTTTCTTGCGATATTTCCATTTTACAAGTTTCGTAATCCATGGATTCCTGCTCATCAGAAATCTGTCAACAGCGCCTGCGATTGGAATCATTACTTCCTTAGTGGCTCTGTCGAGGATATCCATATTCGGTGCTGTCTCGGCGGTGATGTCGATATCTTCGATAATCTTGAAATTAGAGTTTTTCATTATGCCCATAAATTTTTCGAATCTGTGTCCGCCTTTAAGCCCGTACTCAACCTGCGATTGTTTCTTGAAAAAGTCGCAGATAAGAATATATCCGTTCGGATTCAGCAGTGATTCAGCGATATCGATTACTGTGTCGAGTTCGATGTACTGAAAACTTTCGCAGAACTGAATCATATCGTATTTTTTATTGGTTTGAATTTCTTCGAATTTGCATTTGAAGACTTCGGTGGTTTTTGGCATTCTCTCCTCGACGAGTTTATTCTGATAATCCGTCGGGCAAACGCAATCGACTTTGTAGCCGAGGTCAGAGAGCTTTTTGGAAAAAGCACCAGTTCCGCAGCCGACGTCAAGAATCGATTTCACTTCAGCAGGGATATGCGAGATGATAAATTTGCAGTATTCATCCTGCGCCAGATGCATATTAAGAATCTCCGGCTCAAGTCCCTTTTTCCAGAGTCCGTAGTGCAGATGCTCAAGTTTAAACAGTCCCTTACCGGCTATATGGCCGATTTCAAGGCCTATTTCGCGTGATACGTGTCTTTTTTTTTCTGCCAATTGTCATTCCTTTATGTTTTTTATCATTGTGAGGAAGTTTACCCCCGCGCAGGCAGGGGAAGCAATCTCTTGCTTTCTATTTAGACGAAACCGAAAAATGATAGTCGTTTCCCACCAATCCCGCAAGCAAAAATCGAAATTGGGAAGGGTTTGTTTGTGTTCAATTGCCCCAACCATTCACAATGCAACAAAGCAGGAAAAATTGGGACTGGCCCAAGTTTAGCCGCTTCCGGTATTTTAATCCTCGATCTTTCAGGATTTTTTATTCCTTGAAAAGAAAAATCAGAGAGGACGGAAGCGAGTAGGGTGGGCTTTAGCCCACGCGGTCGTACTTTTATTTTTAAACTTTGATTTTTGATTTATTTACAGTCTTTCGTATTTTATAAACGCGCGGTACAGGCCGTTGATTCGGATGCCTTCGATAACCATCGGCGGATATTTTTCATTTCTCGGCTGAAGTCGGATTTTATTTTCGCTTTCGAAAAAGACGCGTTTAAAAGTCGTCTCGTGCGGCTCGGCCATACGCACAAAGCAGTCGTCGCCGTTTCGCACTTCCAGCCCAGGCGAAAAGATTACGATATCGCCCTCGACAAATTTCGGCTGCATTGAATCGCCGATAACCCGCACAGCGAACGCGTGCGCATCATCGACATCCGGACAGCGGACATAATCATCTGCAAACCCCGCTGGATACTGCAAATCGTCAAAATCGACCGGATAGCCCGCTGCGACGCGGTTTATTATAGGGATAAGATTGCCCGGCTGTTTGTCGGTGATTTGCATATCGAGTTGCAGCTGGCCTTCCGAAAGCAGGTCGTTAAGCTCCCTGTTCTTGACTTTCTTGTCCATCAGGCCGCGTACGAGTTTTCGCCAGCGTTCGTTTTCAGCCTTTGACGCCTCGAACTGCTCCCGCACATCCGCAGGTGCGCGGTCGAGGTTGGCCATTTGACGAAGACTGCCCGGCGTTACACCAAAAGCCTCTTCGAGTTTGCGCAGCAGCTCATCGCTCGGCGGATTCTTGACCTTTTCATTTTCAATTGTCGAAAGATACGGCTTTGAAAATCCCGTCTTTGCGGCGACTTCGTCCAGCGTCAGCCCCAATTCACGGCGTTTATTGCGTATTACCTGACCTAATGACATTTTTGTTTTCCTTAACTATGTAGGTATATTTGTTTGATAAGTATATAACTTTTCTGTGTTTTTGCAAGAAATATATTATGGTATAAGCAAAAATTAAGATAATTTGCAGGGTGGGTTTGGGATGTTATTGGTATAGGTATCGATAATGTCGCGTCAGGCGTTATTGTTTTCGGTTGACGTTGTCAGCACGAAGCACATTACACCAGAACCGACACCGAGACGTTACCGTTACCGATACCCATAACTCAATTAAATTCTTTGTGTCTTAGTGCCCTGGTGGCTATAATATTGCGGAAAGGGCGTTTAGCTCAGTTGGTTAGAGCGCACGGATCACACCCGTGAGGTCACAGGTTCGAGTCCTGTACCGCCCAGTTTGGTGCGTTTCAAAACTGTTTTTATTCTCGCCTCAACCTTTCCAGCATCCTTCTTTAGTTCGCATTCCCAGATAACATTCCCCGCAGACGCCGAATCTTAATTTTATTTATTAATGATAAAGTATTTTCTACCTTTTCTTTCAATTATATTTTCGTTTAGCAATAAACCAATTATAGACCAGGATAAGTAATCTTTGTTAGCTCCTAAAAAATCAGAACGAATATCTAAAATATTGGCTATATCTACGTTACGTAACCCTTCAGGGTGTATCTTTAATGTTTCAATGATCGCTTGCTTTAGTAAGTTTACTCCTTCTTGAGCTTTGTCATTTGGCGTCATAAAAAACATGCCTCAATACAAATTATATTTTTAAAAGGTTTTTAAGAACAAGATTTGCAACTTTTACATTAACAGCATTTCCAAGTGCAGTCATTGCTGCAGAGCCCGCAGGAAAATATTTCAATTTATCCATAGACTGTAATCGAGCACATTCTTTTACAGTCATATAACGTCGTTCCCATCCAATAATTGGAACCTGAGTGGTAGTCATAGCGACTAATGAAGGTGAGGTTGTCGGTCGTTTAACCCTTACACCAGATGCTCTGAATTGAATTACGTAATCCCAAATATTGCGTTCCCCACCTTTGCAATTCCACTCTAGCTTTTGCAAACTTGGAGGAAATTTCATAATCTTCTCAAGCCAGCAATCAATATTTTTCTTATGATTTTTGTAAAGTTCTCTATTATGTTTTATAAATATTTGTTTCCAGCCAGGGAATGAATTCTCTTCATATCTTGCATAGCTAGGTACATGTGTGATCAAATCTTCTCTGGAATGATAATTAAGTGATTTACCAAAACTCCCTTTTTTATTACGAAGCTTTGCCAACTCAATCTCAAATAAAGAATCATATTCATATGGATAGGTAGCTTTAAATTCCATGCTCCATATAGGGGATGGCAACTCTTCAGTTTTAGGGAATTTTGTAATAAAATCTTGCCAAGTTTCTAAACAAGTTGTTACCTGCGTACTTAACCCGATCGCATCCTTGGGATTTTTGTCAAGTATGTTATGAATAGATATATCTTCGTCTGTTGTCTGCGGTTCGGGCCATTCAAATTTCTCCAGTCCTCCTAATTGACCTACCATATACATTCTTTCTCGAATTTGTGGAACGCCGAATCTATGGGGTGAGAGTTGAGCATGTTTCACTTCATAACCAAGTTTTTCTAATGCAAGTTTTACTTTTGTATAAGTATTGCCTTTATCGTGTCTAACAAAATGCGCAACGTTTTCTAGAAGAATGTATTTAGGCTGACAATGTTTTAATATTTCTACAATATTAAAAAAAACTGTTCCCCTTACGGCATCTTTCCATCCCATCTGATCTCCTGCCTTTGAAAATGGTTGACAAGGAAAGCCGGCACATAATAAATCGTGACGAGGAATTTCATAAGGATTAATTTTTTTTACATCGCCTGCTGGCGTGATTCCAAAGTTTGCTTCGTAAGTTTTACGAAGTTTTTCATCTATCTCACATGCAAATACACATTTAGCCCCTAACTTTTTAGCTGCTAAATGAAATCCGCCTAATCCTGCAAATAAATCAATAAATTTCATATACTAAATTTTCTTCTTACACCAATTTAAAATTTCTTTTCGTAAAGTAGGATCAGATAAGTTTTTATTATATACAGCCTTAAAGATTCTTACTCTATCAAAGACTAAACTATAATCATCTACTAAATCACTTAAAGTTTCATTCGGAGGAATTGAAGGTATCATAATTCCTTGTAGCGGATCTACGGACCAATGAATAAAATTACGCCAAGCTTTGATTGAAATAGGCTTTTTGTCTGGGAAATTAATACCAGCACCACATTGTAACAGAAGAATTATTTGATTAGGTCTTGAATCTTCATGCGATTTCCATGCAATAATATCCACTCCTTTGTCTTTATCCTTTGGTTTTGGAGTTTTATGACCTATACTTTCTGATGTTTTTAATGATATAGATTTTATCTGTTCTTTTAAACTTCTTGCGTTGGGAAAACCTATGACTTCTGATTCGCCTCCTAAATATACTTTAGCAGCTTCATTTGATAATCTCTCAAATAATTTAGTACCATCATTAATTCCCTTCTTTTTCTTAACGCCTTCAAGAGAAAAAATTAAACACATTAAGAGTTCAGGAATATTCTCTAATTTTTTTATTGGTTCTATGATTTTACCATTTACAACAAATGGAGATGCTTTTCCATATAATCGGTTCCGAAGGGTTAACTCACTAAAAATGCTATCTATGGTTTCTTCTTTCAAATCTTGAACGTATGCTTGTAATAAATCTGTAATAGTAGACTTAGAAAGCGATTTATTTTTGGAAATAATATAATATTCAATCCAATCAGCCATGATGTAAATGGACGTTGTGTCTTGCAAATCAATCATTTTAATATCGCTTTTTTTAATTCACCGATAGCTTCATCTAATTCTCTCCATAAGGGGACAATTTCTTTATCTCCCTTATACTTATAAGCAGTTTGTAAAGCGTTTTTTATTGCCCTAGTAGCAACTTTTATTTTCTTTTTAAGAAATTCTTTGTCGCCCCCACTTCTTTCATAAGCTTCTTCTAAGCTGTTATAATCTAGTAAATATTTAGTTGCCTCTTTATCTGCCAATATAGGTGCAAGGTGACTCGTAATTTTTCTCGAATCTGTAAGTATGGGGGTTTTATCTTTACCATTACCAAAAATCCATGTTAAAAGAATTTCTAAATTCTGTAATTTATTTTTAGGAATCAATGGTTTTTGAAGATTTGCTTCTTTATATGAAGGCACTCCTATATATTCTCTAATAGATGGTGAATTAATTGCAACCGTAATTAGCGAAAATCGATTTATAATTTCTTTAGCATCGATCGAATCTAATTCATTTTTAGCTTGGTCGAAAATTTTATAATACATATATTGTTTTTTTATGGTATCAGACCTATCCCCAATTTTTTTTTGAACATTTTGAATACTCTGTTCAATATTTTTATTCTTTTTGCTTTCCTCTTCAATTCTCGCAGCTATATATTTTGCCTTTGCATATGCCTCCCATTTTAACACGCCTGTAATATGCCTTACGCCTAAATAAGGGGATACATCTTTTAAATTCTTATAGATTATCGAAGGTATTATTTTTAGGTCTGATTCGATAGTTGAATTTTTGGGACTTGGAAAATCTGCAGTTCTAATTTGGACTTTGTCTCTCAGCACTTGATCCGTCAGTAGTTTGGCCGTGGCAATTCTTCGATTGCCTTCAATTACAATGAATCTAATATTTTGATTATTTTTAATTAATTTTTCAAATTCATCCTGTAGTTTGTCAATATCAAGATCCCAATTAAATGAACTTGGAATATTTTTGGGGACGGCAACAATGGGTTCCTCCTCAAAGTACCCATTTTCAGCCATAGAAAATGCAATTTCTTCCAAATCAAATTCATTATAAAGAACTTTTAAAATATCTAATTGGGTACCACTCTGATGTTCTTCTGCAAGACGTGGATTTTGGCTGTCTAGTTCAATTCTATCTAAAGGAATGTTTATTTGCGGCTTTTTTCTGCCAATTTCATAATCTGTTTTTTTAGGCATTGGTAGCCTCCCAAGTTAACAGTACTACTCTTTTATCACACAGAAAAGTGAATTACTATATTTGTAACTATATATTTTCAGCTTATTCTAACCTGCGGCTACAGAAAATGGAAAGAAATTTTCTTTTAAATGAGTAAGCCGATTCATTATGTTTCACAATTTGGATAGGAAATGAATCTCAATAGACTATAAAGAAAACAATTTGCTTATAGGCAATTTAGTGTTGGAATTCAGAGTAAGTCGCTCCTTTAAAAAGATTTTTTGTGTGCTGTACTTTTGCCGTGTTAATCCGTGTCTGAAAAAAACTTGATTTACCGACAAAAATATGTTATAATACCCCCATAAAATTAAAGATTAAATTCAACTTCTAAGTTCTATTTCTGTACGCTTCACACTTCACGAGATGCGTTTACGATTTTTGGCTTTTTTTTACATTTTTCTGTCGTTTTCAGTGCATTTCACTGTCATTTACTGTCTTTTAGTTGCGTTTAGTTGTTGAAAATTGCTAAAAACGCAGGCTTTTGGGCCATTTTAGCGCGTGAAAAAGCGCAATTCGAGTGTTTTTGCGTGTAAATATGCGCAATTTGATGTTTTTTTCATGTAATATCGCGCAAGTTGACTGTAAATTTATGCAGGTTTGTTATAAAAGAGCGCAGGTTTGACATATTTGCGCACGCGAATACTGGCGCGGATTTTTGAGAACTTGCATTCCCAAGCTCTTCACTCTTAACTTTTCACTATTAACTCTTAACTTTTAGTTTACTTTCATCGCTGTTTATGGTAACTACTACAGGTTTATAATGCGGAAATACTCTATACAAGAGACGCTTTTGGTTAAATCTCTGTGAACTCTGTGGTCTTGAGCCGTAGCGAAACCCCTTTGGGGTCGGTGGCTAAATTAAAATATATCTCTGTGGCAATAATGAATTTAGAAGACTTACGCAACCAAATAGACCAGATTGATGCAAAGCTCGTTGAGCTGTTAAATCAGCGTGCGCAGGTAGTTATAGGAATCGGCAAGCTCAAGGGCGATGGCCCTGTTTACGCTCCCGACCGTGAGAAAAAGGTACTCGAACGGATAGCGAAGTTGAACAAAGGCCCGTTGCCGGACAAGACGTTATTCGCTGTCTGGCGGGAACTTATGAGCGGTTCGTTCTTTCTTGAAAGGCCGTTGCGGATTTCATATTTGGGCCCTGAAGGCAGTTTTACGCATACAGCCGCCGTTCGCAAATTCGGCCAAAGCGTTGACTACGAACCAGTTACGGACATTCGCGGAATCTTCGACGAAGTTACCCGCGGGCATTGCGATTTGGGTGTTGTACCGGTTGAGAATTCCGCCGGCGGAGGCGTTATCGAAACGCTGGATGCTTTCGCGGATACAAGCGCGATGATTTGCGCCGAAGTTTATATGCCGATTCATCATAACTTATTGGCTAACTGTACTTTAGAGCAGGTGAAAAAGATTTACTCCAAGCCGGAGATCTTCTCCCAGTGTCGTCAGTGGCTAAGCAAGACGTTCAAGGAAGCCAATACGATAGCGGCCGCATCGTCAGCAAAGGCTTCGCAGATGGCTGCCGAGGAAAAATTTTCCGCCGCGATAGGTTCGGACATTGCCGCCGAGTTGTACGGCTTGAAGATTATCTGTGAGAACATTGAAGACATTGGAAACAACGTAACACGTTTCCTTATAATAAGTAAAGAAGATGCTCGCCCGACCGGCGAAGACAAGACCTCGATATTGTTTAGTACTGCTCATAAGGCCGGTGCTTTGGCGGATGTGCTGAATGTGTTTAAGCAGCGTGAAGTCAACCTGACGAATATTGAATCGCGGCCGAGTAAGAAGCGTCAGCGTGAGTATTATTTCTTTGTCGATTGTCAGGGGCATCGCAAAGATGAAAAATTGATTGAGTGTCTAAAGGAAATTAAACAGCACTGCCTGCAGCTTTCGGTGCTCGGCAGTTATCCGAAAAACGATTTAATTTTAGAAGCATAGGAGCTTATCAAAATGAGAAAACCATTTA from the Planctomycetaceae bacterium genome contains:
- a CDS encoding class I SAM-dependent methyltransferase, coding for MAEKKRHVSREIGLEIGHIAGKGLFKLEHLHYGLWKKGLEPEILNMHLAQDEYCKFIISHIPAEVKSILDVGCGTGAFSKKLSDLGYKVDCVCPTDYQNKLVEERMPKTTEVFKCKFEEIQTNKKYDMIQFCESFQYIELDTVIDIAESLLNPNGYILICDFFKKQSQVEYGLKGGHRFEKFMGIMKNSNFKIIEDIDITAETAPNMDILDRATKEVMIPIAGAVDRFLMSRNPWITKLVKWKYRKKLEKAHNKYLYGKRTGKDFMETKTYRLFVCKRAK
- a CDS encoding XRE family transcriptional regulator, which produces MSLGQVIRNKRRELGLTLDEVAAKTGFSKPYLSTIENEKVKNPPSDELLRKLEEAFGVTPGSLRQMANLDRAPADVREQFEASKAENERWRKLVRGLMDKKVKNRELNDLLSEGQLQLDMQITDKQPGNLIPIINRVAAGYPVDFDDLQYPAGFADDYVRCPDVDDAHAFAVRVIGDSMQPKFVEGDIVIFSPGLEVRNGDDCFVRMAEPHETTFKRVFFESENKIRLQPRNEKYPPMVIEGIRINGLYRAFIKYERL
- the dcm gene encoding DNA (cytosine-5-)-methyltransferase gives rise to the protein MKFIDLFAGLGGFHLAAKKLGAKCVFACEIDEKLRKTYEANFGITPAGDVKKINPYEIPRHDLLCAGFPCQPFSKAGDQMGWKDAVRGTVFFNIVEILKHCQPKYILLENVAHFVRHDKGNTYTKVKLALEKLGYEVKHAQLSPHRFGVPQIRERMYMVGQLGGLEKFEWPEPQTTDEDISIHNILDKNPKDAIGLSTQVTTCLETWQDFITKFPKTEELPSPIWSMEFKATYPYEYDSLFEIELAKLRNKKGSFGKSLNYHSREDLITHVPSYARYEENSFPGWKQIFIKHNRELYKNHKKNIDCWLEKIMKFPPSLQKLEWNCKGGERNIWDYVIQFRASGVRVKRPTTSPSLVAMTTTQVPIIGWERRYMTVKECARLQSMDKLKYFPAGSAAMTALGNAVNVKVANLVLKNLLKI
- the pheA gene encoding prephenate dehydratase, encoding MNLEDLRNQIDQIDAKLVELLNQRAQVVIGIGKLKGDGPVYAPDREKKVLERIAKLNKGPLPDKTLFAVWRELMSGSFFLERPLRISYLGPEGSFTHTAAVRKFGQSVDYEPVTDIRGIFDEVTRGHCDLGVVPVENSAGGGVIETLDAFADTSAMICAEVYMPIHHNLLANCTLEQVKKIYSKPEIFSQCRQWLSKTFKEANTIAAASSAKASQMAAEEKFSAAIGSDIAAELYGLKIICENIEDIGNNVTRFLIISKEDARPTGEDKTSILFSTAHKAGALADVLNVFKQREVNLTNIESRPSKKRQREYYFFVDCQGHRKDEKLIECLKEIKQHCLQLSVLGSYPKNDLILEA